The Vibrio rhizosphaerae genome contains the following window.
CCCCGTTCCCAGCCGGACATTAGCACTGGTTTATCGACCCGGTTCACCACTCAGACAGCGGTTTGAAACATTGGCGGCTTTAATTCGTCAGCGGCTCAATGAACTGACTTAAAAGCGAAGTTTCCACTCAACATGAAACAGCAAAAAGAAAAAGCGGAGTGAACTCCGCTTTTTTAGGTTGATTTTCTGGAGAAGGCCACTGAGTCATTGAAACAAAAGTGTCATTGAAACAAAAGTGGCACTCTCGCACATGATTAAAACAGTTCTTCACCGCCATTGGGTGAGGTGTACAGACTGTTCGTCACGGCATCTTGCACATATTCTTTCGGTTCGGTGCCCTGAATAAAATACTCGAACATTGCACTGCCATCTGTTTTCGTGGTTAACAGCCCGGTTTCCCGATCGATTCTGACCTGAACAATATGTTTCGGGATGACTTTCTCGTGTGGCGGGACATCATTCAATGCATGCGCCATGAAATCGATCCAGGCCGGTTCTGCGGTTTTGGCTCCGGATTCGCCACCGCTAATCGGTACGTCGTCGAGATTCGGGTTTTTGGTGGTTCGGCCCAGATCCCGGTTGTGGCTGTCAAAGCCGACCCAGGCACTGGCAACGATACCCGGTGCGAAGCCGTTATACCAGGCATCTTTCGAATCGTTGGTTGTTCCGGTTTTACCACCAATATCCCGGCGTTTGAGTTTTTGGGCACGCCATCCGGTACCGTTCCAGCCGGTTCCTTCCTGCCAGTTTCCGCCGCCCCAAATATTGCTATACATCATTTCCCGGACCAAAAATGCATTCTGTTCCGAGATGACGCGTGGTGCATATTGAACGTCCGCGGAATGTTCATTAAAGCGAGGTGAACGATGTTCATCACCGACTGGATTCTGATGAATATCGGCAGCACCGATACCTTGCTCATTCTCTCCCGATGGGGTGACACCGGACTGATCCTGTGATTCGTCAATGTCCTGATCAGGGCATTGATCATGACAGACGATTTTTGGTGTTGAGCGATAGACCAGTGTTCCGAACGGATCTTCGACATGATCAATGTAGTAGGCATCAACACTATAACCACCGTTGGCAAAGACAGAATATCCCTGAACCAGTTTCATCGGGCTCAGGCTACCGGCCCCCAGCGCAATGGTTTCTGAATGTGGCAGGTTGTCCAGATCGAAACCAAAACGGGTCAGATAGTGTCGAACACGTTCCAGTCCAACCGCTCTGAGTACGCGGATTGCCATGACGTTTTTCGACTGTGCTAAGCCAATCCGTAACCGGGTTGGTCCCCGGTAAGTCGGAGGCGAATTTTTAGGACGCCATGCTGTCCCCTGACTCTGATCCCATTTATTGATTGGTGCATCATTGACCAGCGTTGCCAGCGTCAAACCATCATCAATGGCTGAGGAATAGATGAAAGGTTTAATGCCCGACCCCACCTGACGGATCGATTGTGTCACGCGGTTAAATTTACTGTGGATGAAATTAAAACCACCGACCAGCGCAAGCACGGCACCATCTTCAGGATTCATGGCAACAAAAGCCGTGTTGGCATTGGGCACCTGACTGAGGTGCCAGATCGGTTGGTTTTCAGCCTGAGTCTCATCACGTTGTCGCACCCAGATTTGTTCACCGGCTGTCATGATTTCGTGGGCGTTTGTTGGCGCGTCTCCTTGCCGGTCATCCGTAATAAAGCGTCGGGCCCATTTCATCCCATCCCAGGGAATAGTTTGTGTGCCATGATTTTTGACCCAAACCGTCGCCGATTGTTGGGCAACATCGGTCACAATGGCAGGATACATATCATCATAGATCGGTTGTTCGGTGAGATACTCTTCCATCTGTTCTTGGGTAAACGCCGGTTGACCGGTTTTCCATAACACTTTTTCTGCACCGCGATAACCATGACGTTGATCGTAGGCAATCAAGTTATTAATGGCTGATCTGTGGGCGGCATTTTGCAGATCAGACTGGATGGTGGTGGTCACTCTCATGCCTGACGTATAGGCGTCTTCACCATAATGTTCTACCATCCAGGCGCGTGCAAGTTCAGCCACATAAGGCGCATTGACTTCAATTTCAGCCACGTGATATCGCGCGACTAATGGCTCCGCTTTGGCTGATTCATATTGCGCTTGCGTAATATAGTGCTCGTCCAGCATCCGCATCAGAACGACATTACGGCGGTGGGTTGCCCGGGACAGTGAGTAGATTGGATTCATGGTCGAGGGAGCTTTCGGCAACCCGGCAATCATGGCCATTTCACCAAGCGTGAGGTCTTTGACATTTTTGCCGAAATAGACTTGTGCTGCCGCTCCAACCCCGTAAGAACGATAGCCCAGATAGATTTTGTTCAGATACAGTTCGAGGATTTCGTCTTTTGTCAGCAACTGTTCAATATGCACGGCGATAAAAATTTCTTTTATCTTGCGCATGATTTTCTTCTCATTGCTCAGGAAGAAATTACGGGCGAGCTGCTGAGTAATGGTACTCGCACCTTGAGATGCGCTACCGGATGATATGACGGCAAATGCTGCGCGGGTAATCCCGATGGGGTCAAATCCATAATGCTCATAAAAACGATTATCTTCCGTGGCCAGAAATGCGTGGATCAAATCCGGTGGAATGTCACTCAGTTTAAGTGGGATTCGGCGCTTTTCTCCAAACTGGGCAATCAGTTTCCCATCTTTACTGAAAACCTGCATCGGCGTTTGAAGCTGAACATCTTTTAAGGTGGCGACGTCAGGTAATTCCGGTTTTACATAGTAGTAAAACCCAAAAATTGTACTCACCCCTAAAACCATGCAAATCAATGAAAATAAAAATAATCGCTTTATGAACTTCACCGGATAATCCCTGTTTGGTCGGATTGAACGCATGTCATCCGATCTAATTTTCGCTATTTTCTCTAAGAAACTGATCGCTTAACGTTTCATTTCAAGATAGACCTGTTGGAACGAGTCTACACGACTAAAAATATTGGTTGTTAAAAATATAATGCGGCGCCCGCCGTTTCATCTTTTTATCATCCCGTTATTTTGGGGTTGGTGCTATCTCAGAATGAACGCTTATTGTACTACCAATCAGCGATTTGAACAGTGCTGAACGACTGGAGTCTGTATGAGAAAACGTATCGTAACGGGAATTGATATCCGCCGTCATCGTATTACGACTGTTACTTTAAAGCGCCAACATAACATCGTGTCATTACTTGATTGTGAAACGTTGTCCGTTACCAAGGACATTCTCTCTGAGAATGAGGTCATTGATTATCAGAGTATTGTCAATAAACTTGCCAAAATAAGAAAGAGATTACCTTTTTGGCAACATCGTGTTGCGATTGCGATGCCTGACTTGGCGGTGATGACCAGAACGCTGTCACTCCCGAACCGTGATTATGATAAAAGTCTCGAGCCGTGGTTCATCGCACAGGCCTTTGCTGAAAAAACCGGTCTCTCTCGTCAATCCGTCTATTTAGATTATGTTCCGCTTCAAACTGACTATCAGGTTTATGCCGCGAAAAAAGAGGTGGTAGAAAGCCGTCTGCAAGCGCTGTGTCTGGCGGGATTCAGACCGGTATTGATCGATACGGAGAAACAGGCTTTTCTGCAATTTTTGCTGCATTTGATGTGCTGTACCCAACGTCAGGGATGGCTCATGATTGATATCAGTGATGATACTGTCGCGCTGGGATTTATCACCGACGAACTGAGTTTCTATCGTCAGTTTCCTTTTTCCGCACAGGCGTTCGAGGCGGCGGTTCTTCTGGTTGTACAAGAGGTTCAGTTGTTTCGTTCATTACATCCTGCCGCACTCCTGAACGGGATGTGGATCAATGGTTCCCCCGATATTTATCAGGCTCTGTCACCGGTGTTGCATGAGCAATTTCGTGGGCCGGTAGAACATCTGATGGTTGCCTCTGCTTTCGAAACATCAGCGCTTGTCCCTACCCATCTGTGGTCTTATCTTCCTTTGGCTGCCGGTAGCGCGTTACGCGGACTCATGGCGTTGGAGGCGGGCTATGCTGCATGAACTGAATTTAATGGATTGGCGGCAAAGCCAATTATACCGACGCCAACGATTTTTATATGGATTGTGGCTTTTTGGGGGTGGTCTGTGGCTGGCGATGCAAAGTCTTATCTATTTTGAATGGCATCAGCAGCAAACACGCTGGCAACAATCAGAGCAGCAGGTCAATTCACAACTGAGCGAGCAGCAAAAGCGCCTGCGTGAGTGGGAAGTGCGGCGGCAACATGCGCAGCAGAATCAAAGTAAGCTGGCGCTCGCTGAACAGTGGATCGCACACAGTCAATTACCGCGGCGGCTTATGTCCTTATTCGTCTCGGTTATTCCCGATGGTATCTATCTGGAAGACATCCGTTTGACGGAACAACAGGTTGTTCTTCGAGGATTCAGTCGTCATCCGACAGCGATGAATCGCTTGATTCATCAGCTGAGACAAGCCCCATTGATCCGACAGCTGGATATTCTGTCCATGACCGACGAAGCCCCGCAGTGGGGCAGCCAATTCAATACGTTCCAGCTGCGTTTATGGATGGTCGTAAACTCGGGGACCGATTCGACCTTAGCGATTGAGCCTGATGTGACACTGGAACCTGATGTCGTCATTGATGCGATGAGCAAACAGGAGCTCGCCAATGTTCACTGATTCTCTCCGGCGGTGGATGTTAAATACCTCGACACGGCAACAGGTAGGCGTGATAGCGGTGCTTTTTATAGTCCTCACGGGCGTCAGTTACCTGCTTTTCTGGCAAAGCCGGTATGAGACATTACTGCAATATCCAATTCAACTGAAAGCTCTGTCTCAGCAGCAGAAAGATAACCGCCGACAATTAGGTGACTTTCGTCGTCAGCAAGCAAGTTGGGAGGCAATTCAGCGCAAACTGGGTCAAACCTTAGCCCGGATGACGAAAGTGCATGACGCTTCAGCATGGGTCAAACAGATCGAGCTGGCCGCCGCAGAACAGCATATCCGCATTCGACACATCGTATGGAAAAAACCGCAACAACGCTATGGACATCATGCGGATGTCTTCGAGATCAGACTGAGTGGCCTGTTTCCGGATATCCTGAACTTCATGCAGGCAATCGAACACCAGTCTATTGGGGTTGTATTTCAACCGGTCCTCTGGAAGAGAGAGTCACCTCAGCAACGTCGTATTGAGGTTGTCGCAACTGGATATTTTTATCAACAGACAGCAGAACAGAGTAAAGGCCATTATATAAAAGGACATGATCAACATGAGTCAAAATAACGATCGGAGGGTGTTATCTGACATCTGCCTGATAGGGAGTATTTTATGGGGGATGTGCACGCAAGTATTGGCTCAACCGACGATTGATCCGTTTGACGTACCGGCAATGGCCCAAACCGGTACAGCGTCCGGAGACAGATCGGATGCATCACTACCGAGACTGGAAACCGTATTCATTCCCGTGCAATACGCGAAAACGGCAGACTTATTGTCCCTCATTGAAGGGGGAGAAAAAGCAGGACTGCTTTCTGAATCCGGACTGGTACGCGTTGATCCACGCACCAATTCACTGATTATTCGTGATACGCCACATCATTTGGCCGCGATCCGGCGCATGATTCAGGCGCTTGATGTACCGGTCAAACAGGTCAGAATTGAAGCGAGGATTGTCATTGTTAGTGAAGGGGCGCTTGATGAGCTTGGTGTGCGCTGGGGTGTCGGATTGGAACAAGGACATTTTGCTGTTGGGAGTCATATTCAACAGCCTCATGTGGCAGGGGGGAGTACAAGCGACGCATCACAAGTCACCGATTTTATGAACATTAATTTACCGAGTACATCCGGCAATGCTTCATCGATTGCTTTTCGATTAGCTAAGCTGGGATCCGGCACATTACTGGATTTGGAGTTATCGGCATTACAGACGGAGTCCCGTGCCGAAATTATTTCCAGCCCGAGTCTGTTAACCACAAATCATCAGTCAGCGTTTATTGAACAAGGCACCGAGATCCCATATCAGGAGTCGAGTTCCGATGATAAGACGACCATTGCCTTTAAAAAAGCAGTACTGAGTCTGGAAGTGACACCGAATATTACCCCGGATCATCATATGTTGTTGGATTTACGCGTGACACAGGATCGTCCCGGAGAGGTGGTTAAGACGGGTTCCGGGGAAGCAGTTGCCATCACGACACAAAGAATTGGCACTCAAGTGTTCGTTAATGATGGTGAAACGGTTGTTCTTGGTGGGATTTATCAGAACACCCAAATGCACCGGGTTGATAAAGTACCGGTGTTAGGAGAGTTACCATGGCTAGGCAAACTATTCCGGCGTAATTATCAAAAGACGGATAAGAACGAGTTACTTATTTTTGTTACACCCAAGGTTGTGATTCAATAAGTTAGTCCGCTTTTTGCTGTTCGTCTAAAAATAAGGTTGCATTCGGGCACTCAGATCTAGATAATTTCGGGTCTTATCACGAAATGTCTGTGAGGAATTGGTGCCACGAAGCTGATTCATTCCTTGTTATACCTTGAATTCACTTGTGGCGATGTCATTGAATTAATGTTGTTAATTACTGCTAAACATGGCTGAAAAACGTAATATTATCCTTGTTGGCCCTATGGGGGCTGGCAAAAGTACTATTGGTAGATATCTGGCACAGCAACTTCATATGGAATTTGTCGATTCTGACTCCGTTATTGAAGAACGGACGGGGGCAGATATTGCTTGGGTATTTGATGTTGAAGGAGAGGATGGTTTCCGGAAACGTGAAGAAACTGTCATCCATGATCTAACAGAACAACAGGGTATTGTTCTGGCAACAGGCGGTGGGTCTGTTAAAAGCAAAGAAAATCGCAATCGTCTTTCTGCCCGGGGCGTTGTCGTTTATCTGGAAACGACAATTGAGAAACAGTTAGCTCGTACCAGTCGTGATAAAAAGCGTCCGCTTCTGCAAACGGAACAGCCACGCGAAGTTTTAGAAGCTTTGGCTGAGGAACGTAATCCGCTTTATGAAGAAATTGCGGATATTACTGTGAAAACTGATGATCAAAGTGCAAAAGTGGTAGCCAATCAGATCGTAAAAATGTTAGAAGAACAATAGGTTTTTTTTATTTTTGCGGAGTGCAACCATGGCGCAGATTACGGTCAGTCTAGGTGAGCGTAGTTACCCCATTTCAATCGGAGCCGGATTATTTCAAAATCCGGCGCTTCTTTCTTTTCTTTCTCCTCAGCAAAAAGTGGTTATCGTCAGCAACGTCACGGTTGCCCCACTTTATGCTGACAAAATCACACAGTTATTAAACGAGATTGGCTGTCAGACCTATCTGCTGACACTTCCCGATGGCGAGCAATATAAGACTCTGAATACGTTTGATACCGTCATGACGTTTTTGCTTGAACACAATCTCGGGCGAGATATTGTCATTGTTGCGCTCGGTGGTGGAGTGATCGGTGATCTGGTTGGCTTTGCAGCGTCATGCTATCAACGTGGTGTGGATTTCATTCAAATCCCGACAACGCTATTGTCTCAGGTTGATTCTTCTGTCGGTGGTAAAACCGCGGTAAATCATCCGCTGGGCAAGAATATGATCGGCGCCTTTTACCAACCGCGTTCAGTGATTATCGATACCGATTGCCTGTCAACGCTGCCCGAACGGGAATTTGCTGCCGGCATGGCAGAAGTGATCAAATACGGCATTATTTATGATGCTGAGTTTTTCGACTGGCTTGAAAATAATCTTGATGCGCTGTATGCGCTGGAGCAGTCAGCACTGAGTTACGCCATTGCCCGTTGTTGCGAAATTAAAGCTGAAGTTGTGGCGCAGGATGAAAAAGAGGCTGGCATTCGGGCATTGCTGAACTTAGGTCATACCTTTGGTCATGCCATAGAAGCACATTTGGGCTATGGACAATGGCTGCATGGTGAAGCGGTTTCATCCGGAACGGTGATGGCTGCCAAGACGGCACAATTACATGGCTTAATTTCTGAAGCGCAGTTCTCACGAATTGTTGCGCTCCTCAAGTCAGCGAAGCTGCCGGTTCACACGCCGGAAGGTATGTCTTTCTCTGATTTTATGACGCATATGATGCGGGATAAAAAGGTACTGGCCGGTACATTACGGCTTGTTCTCCCAACCGGAATCGGTACGGCAAAAGTGTTGAAGGATATTCCGGAATCAACCATTGAGCAGGCGATCGATTTCTGTCGTACAGTATAATTCAAGTCTTTCATGCTTCTGAGTAGGATGAGTTCATGAGTGCAGCACACGGGCGAGTGTTGGAATTGCAGTCTCAGGTCGATTTGTTAGAGCGGCTGAGGTTGCTGACACATTTCGGTTCAAATCTGGTGACGGTCTCCGGTGAACCCGGAGCCGGTAAAACTTGGCTCGCACAACGTTATCTGGAAGCGTGGGCGGAGGACAAAAATCAGTCGCTCTTATTGTGTTATCCCAATCAGGATGATCGCCAGCATCGGATGACAATTCTGACGCAGATCGACTCTCACGCGCGGTTTAGTCCCGATGACGCATTGGTCGATAATTTGGCGGCTGTATTTGATGATGAGCCCTGTAATATTGTTATCGTGGTCGATAATGCGCAGCGTCTGTCTGAGAATCTGATTTCGGAACTATGGATGCTTGTCCTTGAGGCTCAGGATAAGCCGCAATGGTCGATCAATGTCATCCTCTTTGCTCTGCCCCGGGTATTGGACCCTCTGATTACTCGAATTGGGTATGGTCAGGAACATAAACCGGTTGATCTGGAGATCGAGCGACTTTCTCAAGATGACGCTGATCGTCTTTTCGAATATCTGGTGGTCCGTTTTATCGACGATAAAATGGAGAAGCGGGTTCGCCATGCGTATAGTAAGGTGAATAAAACACCGGGTGATATCATAGCATTAGGAGAGAAGAAGATGGAAAAGCGGATTGTGATTCGCTCAATAGTCGGGTCTCCGGTTAAGATCGCGGCACTGATACTGTTACTCGCAGTGATCCTCGGTGGGGGATATTGGTGGATGTTATCTGAAGAGCAGACGCCTGAGCGAGTGCTGGACGATATGGTTGCCAATGATACCGCGACGAAAGAACAGACCGTGATTCCTGCCTTAACCGGCAACCCTAAAGAGAATCAAACAGCGGATACATCCGCTTCGTCCGGAGAGGCGACGACCGAGCCGTTACCGAATGGTGTGAAGGACGATTCCAATGCGCTTCCTCCGGCGGTGACTTCTGATTCTGATCGGGTTGGTGAGGATGATCAGGGACAACGGGTTGTGATTTCTTCTGAAGTGGTTGATGCCTTGATGGATGGCAAAGCGGAATCAGTCAATACCAAACAACTTGCGGATGTGGCGCGTCAGGTTGCGCCGACCCCGGATGACGATGTATCTGCTGCGACGACTGAACCTCAGCAAACAGCGTCGGCTGAGCAGAGCGCCTCATCTTCAACACCTGCTCAATCTAACACTAACCAATCTTTACCCGGTTACTCATTTTCTTATACCACGACTGAATTAAAGGCGATGTCTGATCGCAGCTATACCTTGCAGCTTGCTGCATTCAATTCGCTCCGGGAAGTTGAAGATTTTATCCAACGTCATCGCTTACAGAATCAGGTTTATATTTATCCGACCATCCGGGATCAGGTGAACTGGTATATTGTGACGTACCAAAACTACCCTACGATCCAGATGGCCCGGGATGCCGTAGCAACACTGCCACGTCCGATTCAGTCGCTGGGCCCTTGGGCAAAATCTCTCAGACAGGTACATCGAGAGATTGAACGGGTGAAATAGTACGGGTTCACTTGGGGATAAAGTGAAAATATGTTAGATTTCGCAGCCTTGTTGATTGTGGTGGATAGATAGAGCAGTAGATGAAGAAGAATCGCGCCTTTCTGAAGTGGGCTGGCGGAAAATATGGATTGGTTGATGATATCCGACGCCATTTACCGGCCGCTCAAACTTTAGTTGAGCCCTTTGTCGGTGCTGGTTCTATTTTTCTCAATACCGATTACGAGCATTATGTTCTGGCTGATATCAATCCGGACCTGATCAATCTCTATAACCTGCTGAAAGAGCGGCCCGAGTTTTATATTGCGGAAGCCAAACGATGGTTTATTGCAGAAAACAATCGCAAAGAAGTCTATCTCTCCGTGCGTCAGCAGTTTAATCAAACCGATGAAGTGCTTTATCGCTCGTTGGCATTTTTGTATATGAACCGTTTTGGCTTTAACGGATTATGCCGGTATAACAAAAAAGGGGGATTTAATGTTCCCTTTGGTTCTTATAAAAAACCTTACTTCCCTGAAGCCGAACTTGAATTCTTTGCTGAGAAAGCAAAGAAAGCCACGTTTATCTGTACCAATTATCGGGACAGTTTTGCACAAGCCGATCATGTCAGTGTGATTTATTGCGATCCACCGTATGCGCCGTTGTCGCACACTGCAAATTTTACCTCTTATGCCGGTGGTGGATTTTCGCTCGATGATCAGGCCGCGCTGGCTGATATTGCTGAGACAACCGCGAATGAGCGAGGCATATCGGTCCTCATCTCTAATCATGATACGATTCTGACCCGGCGGTTGTACCACGGTGCAAAACTCAATGTCGTCAAGGTGAAACGAACCATCAGCCGTAATGGTGCAGGGCGCAATAAAGTAGATGAATTGCTTGCTTTATTTGAAGGTTATTCTGCGCCGCAAGCCGCGAAATAGCCAAGCTTTACTTCATTGTGGTTACGTGAACGATGCCACGACATGCGGCAAAAATGATATCAAAGCGTAACACACGCTAGGATCCGGGCAATGGCTTCTGTAGAATGATCCATCTTGGCAACTATTCCCGATCTTCATGCTCACAGAGGCCTGCTTTATGAAAGACTTTTTGATTGCCCCTTCCATCCTTTCCGCTGATTTAGCGCGTTTAGGCGAGGATGTTGTTGATGTCCTGAACGCTGGCGCGGATGTCATTCATTTTGATGTCATGGATAACCATTATGTGCCGAATCTGACCTTTGGCGCTCCGGTTTGCAAAGCATTACGTGATTATGGTGTGACCGCACCGATTGATGTTCATTTGATGGTAAAACCGGTTGACCGTCTCATTCCGGATTTTGCCAAAGCCGGTGCATCCATGATTACTTTTCATGTCGAAGCATCTGAGCATGTGGATCGTACGTTGCAAGTGATTAAAGATCATGGCTGTCAGGCTGGTGTTGTACTCAATCCTGCGACTCCGCTGACTCATCTGGATTATCTGATGGATAAAGTGGATCTGATCCTGCTCATGTCTGTGAACCCGGGATTTGGCGGCCAGTCTTTCATTCCGCATACCCTGGATAAACTCAGCGCTGTACGTGAGCGCATCAATGCTTCTGGTCGCCAGATTCGTTTAGAAATCGATGGTGGCGTCAAAATTGATAACATCCGTGAAATTGCTGAAGCCGGTGCCGATATGTTTGTGGCAGGTTCCGCGATCTTTGGTCAGCCTGATTACCAGCAAGTGATTAATGCTATGCGGGCTGAACTGGCACAGGTTCAGCGGTAAACAGTGGTTTGAATCGGAAGGATTCAGTCTCGGTGTGTTGATCATGGCCCACCGTCATAAAATGAAATAGAGAGTTGATGTCATGTCTTTTGAACCGATTCAATTGATTGTTTTTGATTTGGACGGCACGTTGTTAGACAGTGTTCCCGATCTTGCTGTGGCTGCTGATCAGGCCGTTCGCGCTTTGGGTTATCCGGGCGTCTCTGAAGCACAGGTTCGTGACTATGTTGGTAATGGTGCCGATGTGTTAATTGGCCGGGCTTTGAGCCAGAGTTTGACCGTTGACCCGTCGTTGAGTCCTGAGCTGATGCAAGATGCCAGACAACGCTTTGATGAATGTTATGCTGCCACGGGGCATCGCCTCAGCCATTTGTATCCGGGTGTCAAAGAAACACTGGCGCAGTTACACCAAGCCGGGTTTATTCTGGCTATCGCGACGAACAAGCCATCCCGGTTCGTGCCCGATATTCTGCAACAACATGGCATCTCCCACTATTTTAAAGAAGTGATTGGCGGTGACCGTTTTGAGAAAAAGAAACCGGATCCGATGGCGCTTGAGTGGCTACTGACCACCTATAACTGCCAGCCCCGGCAGATGCTGATGGTCGGTGATTCAAAGAATGATATTCTGGCCGCACAGCGTGCCGGATGCCGTTCATTTGGTCTGACATACGGTTACAATCATGGTGAACCGATTGCCGATTCAAACCCCGATTATGTTGCGGATCAAATCAGTCAGTTACTTGATATTGTTCTTGTCTCCGCATGAATACGATAAATATCTAGAAAAATACTTCTTGATGAGTACACTGAGTAAACCGTGTGACTGTTTGCAGAACAATCACACGGTTTCTCTCTAATTTTGATGAAGTCAAAGGAATCTTTTCATGAGCAACTCCCTCGTCTCGGACAAACCGATCGTCTTTAGTGGTGTTCAACCCTCCGGTGAACTCAGTATTGGTAACTACTTGGGTGCGCTTCGTCAATGGCATCAGATGCAAGATGAATACAACTGTCAGTATTGTATTGTGGATCTTCATGCGATCACCGTGCGTCAGGATCCGAAAGCGTTACAGGAAGCAACCCGCGATGCATTGGCGATCTGTCTTGCGGTGGGCATTGACCCGCATAAGAGCACTTTATTTGTTCAGTCTCATGTCCCTGCTCATGCCCAGCTTGGCTGGCTTCTCAATTGTTACACCCAGATGGGAGAGCTGAGTCGGATGACTCAGTTCAAGGATAAATCTGCACGTTATGCGAATGATGTGAATGTCGGACTGTTTGATTATCCGGTCTTGATGGCTGCCGATATTCTCTTATATGGCACCCATCAGGTTCCTGTCGGGAATGATCAGAAACAGCACCTTGAGCTGGCTCGCGATATTGCCATTCGCTTTAATAATATTTACAGTCCTGAGCAACCGATTTTCACTGTTCCTGAACCTTACATTCCGAAAGTGAATGCCCGGGTGATGAGTCTTCAGGATGCGACCAAGAAGATGTCCAAGTCGGATGATAATCGTAAGAATGTCATCACGTTGCTTGAAGATCCAAAATCGATTCTTAAAAAGATCAATAAAGCGCAAACGGATACCGAAACACCACCACGGATTTGTCATGATGTTGAAAACAAAGCCGGGATCTCCAACCTAATGGGGCTGTACTCGGCAGCAACCGGGATGAGTTTTGCTGAAATTGAAGCAAAATATGCGGGAGTGGAAA
Protein-coding sequences here:
- a CDS encoding SPOR domain-containing protein; translated protein: MSAAHGRVLELQSQVDLLERLRLLTHFGSNLVTVSGEPGAGKTWLAQRYLEAWAEDKNQSLLLCYPNQDDRQHRMTILTQIDSHARFSPDDALVDNLAAVFDDEPCNIVIVVDNAQRLSENLISELWMLVLEAQDKPQWSINVILFALPRVLDPLITRIGYGQEHKPVDLEIERLSQDDADRLFEYLVVRFIDDKMEKRVRHAYSKVNKTPGDIIALGEKKMEKRIVIRSIVGSPVKIAALILLLAVILGGGYWWMLSEEQTPERVLDDMVANDTATKEQTVIPALTGNPKENQTADTSASSGEATTEPLPNGVKDDSNALPPAVTSDSDRVGEDDQGQRVVISSEVVDALMDGKAESVNTKQLADVARQVAPTPDDDVSAATTEPQQTASAEQSASSSTPAQSNTNQSLPGYSFSYTTTELKAMSDRSYTLQLAAFNSLREVEDFIQRHRLQNQVYIYPTIRDQVNWYIVTYQNYPTIQMARDAVATLPRPIQSLGPWAKSLRQVHREIERVK
- a CDS encoding Dam family site-specific DNA-(adenine-N6)-methyltransferase — translated: MKKNRAFLKWAGGKYGLVDDIRRHLPAAQTLVEPFVGAGSIFLNTDYEHYVLADINPDLINLYNLLKERPEFYIAEAKRWFIAENNRKEVYLSVRQQFNQTDEVLYRSLAFLYMNRFGFNGLCRYNKKGGFNVPFGSYKKPYFPEAELEFFAEKAKKATFICTNYRDSFAQADHVSVIYCDPPYAPLSHTANFTSYAGGGFSLDDQAALADIAETTANERGISVLISNHDTILTRRLYHGAKLNVVKVKRTISRNGAGRNKVDELLALFEGYSAPQAAK
- the trpS gene encoding tryptophan--tRNA ligase yields the protein MSNSLVSDKPIVFSGVQPSGELSIGNYLGALRQWHQMQDEYNCQYCIVDLHAITVRQDPKALQEATRDALAICLAVGIDPHKSTLFVQSHVPAHAQLGWLLNCYTQMGELSRMTQFKDKSARYANDVNVGLFDYPVLMAADILLYGTHQVPVGNDQKQHLELARDIAIRFNNIYSPEQPIFTVPEPYIPKVNARVMSLQDATKKMSKSDDNRKNVITLLEDPKSILKKINKAQTDTETPPRICHDVENKAGISNLMGLYSAATGMSFAEIEAKYAGVEMYGPFKKDVGEAIVAMLEPVQSEYHRVRADLGYLNEVMKSGAEAASAKAAPILKKAYQAVGFVTPY
- a CDS encoding phosphoglycolate phosphatase, with amino-acid sequence MSFEPIQLIVFDLDGTLLDSVPDLAVAADQAVRALGYPGVSEAQVRDYVGNGADVLIGRALSQSLTVDPSLSPELMQDARQRFDECYAATGHRLSHLYPGVKETLAQLHQAGFILAIATNKPSRFVPDILQQHGISHYFKEVIGGDRFEKKKPDPMALEWLLTTYNCQPRQMLMVGDSKNDILAAQRAGCRSFGLTYGYNHGEPIADSNPDYVADQISQLLDIVLVSA
- the rpe gene encoding ribulose-phosphate 3-epimerase, whose amino-acid sequence is MKDFLIAPSILSADLARLGEDVVDVLNAGADVIHFDVMDNHYVPNLTFGAPVCKALRDYGVTAPIDVHLMVKPVDRLIPDFAKAGASMITFHVEASEHVDRTLQVIKDHGCQAGVVLNPATPLTHLDYLMDKVDLILLMSVNPGFGGQSFIPHTLDKLSAVRERINASGRQIRLEIDGGVKIDNIREIAEAGADMFVAGSAIFGQPDYQQVINAMRAELAQVQR